The Tubulanus polymorphus chromosome 6, tnTubPoly1.2, whole genome shotgun sequence genome includes a region encoding these proteins:
- the LOC141906835 gene encoding uncharacterized protein LOC141906835 isoform X2: MNWVFCMKIVTSCCIVYINGRPTQNQGSNSRVEIASKYKIDGQPYIVALEEDDDVKVTCNHTSPAFVSKGPVRYSLLRDRIEIDNSVVPEVVLNKRVELKIGKLIPAAKYQCRMRTGESQVFSSTLVADVIKSIRISPSPCTGSKYNHVRCTCLVTNSLVDAVVDVDWFRTRHKMAEFAIQKYPGNKTKDGLIFTNSIEFEANDNENNQTIECRLNYNGQRIHHLFAATSINVTSRDIIATGMYTHTINEGDKENLMCVAGEANPPSTIYWFRQKFQGDESVDVTRRARTSFVPRRTGDYGFRLKSEYLVRATPSDDGSYVKCVIGENRSLFKKAHFIVHHGPSLELNISSSNIEPPVNSSATIVLNVVSNPSATAVSCSQENKETAYAGRRIQPDDGVWLITVPIHEADDYGNYVCTGVNENNIQKTAVVTIANPGSFGMVKVLVTAVSGTILTGVLVAGVLIGIRRRCKRKEEPAVTLTEPYLTRDKAFLREKLERSLNQRNITDDEKTEILTLLRWEGNWIEWNRVVCIDNAVRLIERTLMEYSATANKKSPDVLKTMDQLLTQETEEIDALCNRNEVDLFRKRVICYRATDTVTRKYMKTSCATIFENQIEKFKELITVILDSRISELSKQVPSHSFIVSRIQIDSLLREKIIFDQASVDGMREIIDDRIRKIQGNGRADIDLLDDLTEESEDGQIVLNHANRIGLNLQDEILHWALDDLIRQHLLVSSVNSVYRV; encoded by the exons ATGAACTGGGTATTTTGTATGA AGATAGTCACGTCATGCTGCATCGTCTATATCAATGGGCGACCTACACAGAACCAAG GTTCCAACAGTCGAGTCGAAATTGcgtcaaaatataagattgaTGGTCAGCCTTATATCGTGGCCCTGGAAGAAGACGACGACGTTAAGGTCACGTGTAACCATACATCCCCTGCTTTTGTGAGCAAGGGGCCAGTGAGATATTCTCTCTTGAGAGATAGGATCGAAATCGATAACAGCGTTGTTCCGGAAGTTGTTCTTAACAAAAGAGTAGAACTGAAAATCGGAAAACTGATACCAGCAGCAAAATATCAATGTCGGATGAGAACAGGTGAAAGCCAAGTGTTCAGCTCAACTTTAGTGGCTGATGTCATCAAAT CCATCAGAATTTCGCCTTCACCATGCACTGGAAGTAAATACAATCATGTACGATGCACTTGTTTGGTGACGAATAGTCTTGTCGATGCAGTAGTTGACGTTGATTGGTTTAGAACTAGACACAAAATGGCAGAATTTGCAATTCAAAAATATCCAGGAAATAAGACTAAG GACGGTTTGATATTTACGAACTCTATAGAATTCGAAGCGAACGACAACGAGAACAACCAAACCATCGAATGTCGTCTGAATTACAACGGACAACGTATACATCACCTATTCGCTGCGACGTCGATCAATGTCACAT CTCGAGATATTATAGCCACCGGAATGTATACACACACCATCAATGAAGGAGACAAGGAGAATCTCATGTGTGTCGCTGGAGAAGCAAACCCGCCCTCAACTATATACTGGTTCCGACAAAAATTCCAAGGGGACGAAAGCGTTGACGTTACTCGCCGCGCCCGAACGTCTTTCGTTCCCAGAAGAACAGGGGATTATGGTTTCCGTCTGAAAAGTGAATATTTAGTACGTGCGACGCCCAGTGATGACGGATCTTACGTAAAATGTGTCATCGGAGAAAATCGAAGTCTATTCAAAAAAGCACATTTTATCGTTCATC ATGGTCCGTCGCTTGAGCTCAACATTTCGTCGTCTAACATCGAGCCACCTGTGAATAGTAGTGCTACAATCGTGCTAAACGTGGTATCGAACCCGAGCGCTACGGCAGTTAGCTGTTCACAGGAGAACAAGGAAACCGCGTATGCCGGACGTCGGATCCAGCCTGACGATGGAGTGTGGTTAATAACGGTGCCGATACATGAAGCAGACGATTACGGTAATTACGTCTGCACTGGAGTGAACGAAAACAACATCCAGAAAACGGCCGTCGTCACAATAGCAAATCCAG GCTCGTTCGGTATGGTGAAGGTTCTAGTGACAGCGGTTTCGGGGACTATTCTAACTGGAGTACTGGTCGCCGGTGTTTTGATCGGGATCAGAAGGCGTTGCAAGCGAAAAGAAG aaCCTGCTGTAACGTTGACAGAACCATATCTTACGCGCGATAAAG CATTTTTGCGAGAAAAGTTGGAAAGAAGTTTGAATCAAAGGAACATTACTGACGACGAGAAAACAG AGATATTGACGCTTTTAAGATGGGAAGGAAATTGGATCGAATGGAATAGAGTGGTCTGCATTGATAATGCTG TAAGATTGATTGAGCGAACATTAATGGAATATTCCGCTACAGCCAACAAAAAGTCACCGG ATGTATTAAAAACAATGGATCAGTTACTAACTCAAGAAACTGAAG AAATCGACGCTTTGTGCAATAGAAATGAGG TTGATTTATTCCGAAAAAGGGTTATATGCTATAGAG CTACTGATACAGTAACAC GTAAATACATGAAAACTAGTTGTGCAACTATCtttgagaatcaaatcgaaaaATTCAAAG AGTTGATAACTGTTATCTTGGATTCTCGAATATCAGAACTGTCGAAACAAG TTCCTTCACATAGTTTCATCGTCAGCAGGATACAGATAG ACAGTCTTTTAAGAGAGAAAATCATATTTGACCAAG CCTCCGTCGATGGAATGCGAGAAATTATAG ACGATCGCATTCGTAAAATCCAAGGAAATGGACGAGCCGATATAG ATTTATTGGACGATTTAACCGAAGAAAGCGAAGATGGACAAATTGTTCTCAACCACG CGAATAGGATCGGTTTGAACCTACAAGACGAAATACTGCACTGGGCCTTAG ATGATCTCATCCGACAACATTTATTAGTGTCAAGCGTGAACAGTGTCTATCGAGTATAG
- the LOC141906835 gene encoding uncharacterized protein LOC141906835 isoform X3, whose product MNWVFCMKIVTSCCIVYINGRPTQNQGSNSRVEIASKYKIDGQPYIVALEEDDDVKVTCNHTSPAFVSKGPVRYSLLRDRIEIDNSVVPEVVLNKRVELKIGKLIPAAKYQCRMRTGESQVFSSTLVADVIKFPARDIIATGMYTHTINEGDKENLMCVAGEANPPSTIYWFRQKFQGDESVDVTRRARTSFVPRRTGDYGFRLKSEYLVRATPSDDGSYVKCVIGENRSLFKKAHFIVHHGPSLELNISSSNIEPPVNSSATIVLNVVSNPSATAVSCSQENKETAYAGRRIQPDDGVWLITVPIHEADDYGNYVCTGVNENNIQKTAVVTIANPGSFGMVKVLVTAVSGTILTGVLVAGVLIGIRRRCKRKEEPAVTLTEPYLTRDKAFLREKLERSLNQRNITDDEKTEILTLLRWEGNWIEWNRVVCIDNAVRLIERTLMEYSATANKKSPDVLKTMDQLLTQETEEIDALCNRNEVDLFRKRVICYRATDTVTRKYMKTSCATIFENQIEKFKELITVILDSRISELSKQVPSHSFIVSRIQIDSLLREKIIFDQASVDGMREIIDDRIRKIQGNGRADIDLLDDLTEESEDGQIVLNHANRIGLNLQDEILHWALDDLIRQHLLVSSVNSVYRV is encoded by the exons ATGAACTGGGTATTTTGTATGA AGATAGTCACGTCATGCTGCATCGTCTATATCAATGGGCGACCTACACAGAACCAAG GTTCCAACAGTCGAGTCGAAATTGcgtcaaaatataagattgaTGGTCAGCCTTATATCGTGGCCCTGGAAGAAGACGACGACGTTAAGGTCACGTGTAACCATACATCCCCTGCTTTTGTGAGCAAGGGGCCAGTGAGATATTCTCTCTTGAGAGATAGGATCGAAATCGATAACAGCGTTGTTCCGGAAGTTGTTCTTAACAAAAGAGTAGAACTGAAAATCGGAAAACTGATACCAGCAGCAAAATATCAATGTCGGATGAGAACAGGTGAAAGCCAAGTGTTCAGCTCAACTTTAGTGGCTGATGTCATCAAAT TTCCAGCTCGAGATATTATAGCCACCGGAATGTATACACACACCATCAATGAAGGAGACAAGGAGAATCTCATGTGTGTCGCTGGAGAAGCAAACCCGCCCTCAACTATATACTGGTTCCGACAAAAATTCCAAGGGGACGAAAGCGTTGACGTTACTCGCCGCGCCCGAACGTCTTTCGTTCCCAGAAGAACAGGGGATTATGGTTTCCGTCTGAAAAGTGAATATTTAGTACGTGCGACGCCCAGTGATGACGGATCTTACGTAAAATGTGTCATCGGAGAAAATCGAAGTCTATTCAAAAAAGCACATTTTATCGTTCATC ATGGTCCGTCGCTTGAGCTCAACATTTCGTCGTCTAACATCGAGCCACCTGTGAATAGTAGTGCTACAATCGTGCTAAACGTGGTATCGAACCCGAGCGCTACGGCAGTTAGCTGTTCACAGGAGAACAAGGAAACCGCGTATGCCGGACGTCGGATCCAGCCTGACGATGGAGTGTGGTTAATAACGGTGCCGATACATGAAGCAGACGATTACGGTAATTACGTCTGCACTGGAGTGAACGAAAACAACATCCAGAAAACGGCCGTCGTCACAATAGCAAATCCAG GCTCGTTCGGTATGGTGAAGGTTCTAGTGACAGCGGTTTCGGGGACTATTCTAACTGGAGTACTGGTCGCCGGTGTTTTGATCGGGATCAGAAGGCGTTGCAAGCGAAAAGAAG aaCCTGCTGTAACGTTGACAGAACCATATCTTACGCGCGATAAAG CATTTTTGCGAGAAAAGTTGGAAAGAAGTTTGAATCAAAGGAACATTACTGACGACGAGAAAACAG AGATATTGACGCTTTTAAGATGGGAAGGAAATTGGATCGAATGGAATAGAGTGGTCTGCATTGATAATGCTG TAAGATTGATTGAGCGAACATTAATGGAATATTCCGCTACAGCCAACAAAAAGTCACCGG ATGTATTAAAAACAATGGATCAGTTACTAACTCAAGAAACTGAAG AAATCGACGCTTTGTGCAATAGAAATGAGG TTGATTTATTCCGAAAAAGGGTTATATGCTATAGAG CTACTGATACAGTAACAC GTAAATACATGAAAACTAGTTGTGCAACTATCtttgagaatcaaatcgaaaaATTCAAAG AGTTGATAACTGTTATCTTGGATTCTCGAATATCAGAACTGTCGAAACAAG TTCCTTCACATAGTTTCATCGTCAGCAGGATACAGATAG ACAGTCTTTTAAGAGAGAAAATCATATTTGACCAAG CCTCCGTCGATGGAATGCGAGAAATTATAG ACGATCGCATTCGTAAAATCCAAGGAAATGGACGAGCCGATATAG ATTTATTGGACGATTTAACCGAAGAAAGCGAAGATGGACAAATTGTTCTCAACCACG CGAATAGGATCGGTTTGAACCTACAAGACGAAATACTGCACTGGGCCTTAG ATGATCTCATCCGACAACATTTATTAGTGTCAAGCGTGAACAGTGTCTATCGAGTATAG
- the LOC141906835 gene encoding uncharacterized protein LOC141906835 isoform X1, with amino-acid sequence MNWVFCMKIVTSCCIVYINGRPTQNQGSNSRVEIASKYKIDGQPYIVALEEDDDVKVTCNHTSPAFVSKGPVRYSLLRDRIEIDNSVVPEVVLNKRVELKIGKLIPAAKYQCRMRTGESQVFSSTLVADVIKSIRISPSPCTGSKYNHVRCTCLVTNSLVDAVVDVDWFRTRHKMAEFAIQKYPGNKTKDGLIFTNSIEFEANDNENNQTIECRLNYNGQRIHHLFAATSINVTFPARDIIATGMYTHTINEGDKENLMCVAGEANPPSTIYWFRQKFQGDESVDVTRRARTSFVPRRTGDYGFRLKSEYLVRATPSDDGSYVKCVIGENRSLFKKAHFIVHHGPSLELNISSSNIEPPVNSSATIVLNVVSNPSATAVSCSQENKETAYAGRRIQPDDGVWLITVPIHEADDYGNYVCTGVNENNIQKTAVVTIANPGSFGMVKVLVTAVSGTILTGVLVAGVLIGIRRRCKRKEEPAVTLTEPYLTRDKAFLREKLERSLNQRNITDDEKTEILTLLRWEGNWIEWNRVVCIDNAVRLIERTLMEYSATANKKSPDVLKTMDQLLTQETEEIDALCNRNEVDLFRKRVICYRATDTVTRKYMKTSCATIFENQIEKFKELITVILDSRISELSKQVPSHSFIVSRIQIDSLLREKIIFDQASVDGMREIIDDRIRKIQGNGRADIDLLDDLTEESEDGQIVLNHANRIGLNLQDEILHWALDDLIRQHLLVSSVNSVYRV; translated from the exons ATGAACTGGGTATTTTGTATGA AGATAGTCACGTCATGCTGCATCGTCTATATCAATGGGCGACCTACACAGAACCAAG GTTCCAACAGTCGAGTCGAAATTGcgtcaaaatataagattgaTGGTCAGCCTTATATCGTGGCCCTGGAAGAAGACGACGACGTTAAGGTCACGTGTAACCATACATCCCCTGCTTTTGTGAGCAAGGGGCCAGTGAGATATTCTCTCTTGAGAGATAGGATCGAAATCGATAACAGCGTTGTTCCGGAAGTTGTTCTTAACAAAAGAGTAGAACTGAAAATCGGAAAACTGATACCAGCAGCAAAATATCAATGTCGGATGAGAACAGGTGAAAGCCAAGTGTTCAGCTCAACTTTAGTGGCTGATGTCATCAAAT CCATCAGAATTTCGCCTTCACCATGCACTGGAAGTAAATACAATCATGTACGATGCACTTGTTTGGTGACGAATAGTCTTGTCGATGCAGTAGTTGACGTTGATTGGTTTAGAACTAGACACAAAATGGCAGAATTTGCAATTCAAAAATATCCAGGAAATAAGACTAAG GACGGTTTGATATTTACGAACTCTATAGAATTCGAAGCGAACGACAACGAGAACAACCAAACCATCGAATGTCGTCTGAATTACAACGGACAACGTATACATCACCTATTCGCTGCGACGTCGATCAATGTCACAT TTCCAGCTCGAGATATTATAGCCACCGGAATGTATACACACACCATCAATGAAGGAGACAAGGAGAATCTCATGTGTGTCGCTGGAGAAGCAAACCCGCCCTCAACTATATACTGGTTCCGACAAAAATTCCAAGGGGACGAAAGCGTTGACGTTACTCGCCGCGCCCGAACGTCTTTCGTTCCCAGAAGAACAGGGGATTATGGTTTCCGTCTGAAAAGTGAATATTTAGTACGTGCGACGCCCAGTGATGACGGATCTTACGTAAAATGTGTCATCGGAGAAAATCGAAGTCTATTCAAAAAAGCACATTTTATCGTTCATC ATGGTCCGTCGCTTGAGCTCAACATTTCGTCGTCTAACATCGAGCCACCTGTGAATAGTAGTGCTACAATCGTGCTAAACGTGGTATCGAACCCGAGCGCTACGGCAGTTAGCTGTTCACAGGAGAACAAGGAAACCGCGTATGCCGGACGTCGGATCCAGCCTGACGATGGAGTGTGGTTAATAACGGTGCCGATACATGAAGCAGACGATTACGGTAATTACGTCTGCACTGGAGTGAACGAAAACAACATCCAGAAAACGGCCGTCGTCACAATAGCAAATCCAG GCTCGTTCGGTATGGTGAAGGTTCTAGTGACAGCGGTTTCGGGGACTATTCTAACTGGAGTACTGGTCGCCGGTGTTTTGATCGGGATCAGAAGGCGTTGCAAGCGAAAAGAAG aaCCTGCTGTAACGTTGACAGAACCATATCTTACGCGCGATAAAG CATTTTTGCGAGAAAAGTTGGAAAGAAGTTTGAATCAAAGGAACATTACTGACGACGAGAAAACAG AGATATTGACGCTTTTAAGATGGGAAGGAAATTGGATCGAATGGAATAGAGTGGTCTGCATTGATAATGCTG TAAGATTGATTGAGCGAACATTAATGGAATATTCCGCTACAGCCAACAAAAAGTCACCGG ATGTATTAAAAACAATGGATCAGTTACTAACTCAAGAAACTGAAG AAATCGACGCTTTGTGCAATAGAAATGAGG TTGATTTATTCCGAAAAAGGGTTATATGCTATAGAG CTACTGATACAGTAACAC GTAAATACATGAAAACTAGTTGTGCAACTATCtttgagaatcaaatcgaaaaATTCAAAG AGTTGATAACTGTTATCTTGGATTCTCGAATATCAGAACTGTCGAAACAAG TTCCTTCACATAGTTTCATCGTCAGCAGGATACAGATAG ACAGTCTTTTAAGAGAGAAAATCATATTTGACCAAG CCTCCGTCGATGGAATGCGAGAAATTATAG ACGATCGCATTCGTAAAATCCAAGGAAATGGACGAGCCGATATAG ATTTATTGGACGATTTAACCGAAGAAAGCGAAGATGGACAAATTGTTCTCAACCACG CGAATAGGATCGGTTTGAACCTACAAGACGAAATACTGCACTGGGCCTTAG ATGATCTCATCCGACAACATTTATTAGTGTCAAGCGTGAACAGTGTCTATCGAGTATAG